DNA from Equus asinus isolate D_3611 breed Donkey chromosome 22, EquAss-T2T_v2, whole genome shotgun sequence:
GTGGATAAATGAGGGCCCACCTTTACTGTTGAGGATTCTGTTGCATAAGAGAAGGAAGGCCATCCTAAGCACTACAAAATTTGCTTATCAGCATTGATATCCTCCCTTTCTGCTCCACTCGCTCTCTCACACTCACTTGTATCATCCCTAAAATGGTCAACATGATAAATTTGTCACAAGGCCTAAAAAAACTAATTATAgcagtggtttttgtttttgtttttgtttttcaatcttctttttttcctgctttttctccccaaagacccccagtacataattgcatattttagttgcaggtccttctagttgtggcatgtcggacgccgcctcagcatggcctgacgagcggtgccatgtccgcgcccaggatccgaaccagggaaaccccaggccgccgaagcggagcacacgaacttaaccactaggccatggggacGGCCcctgttgtttttttaaggtaGACAGTTTGGattcacaacacaaaaagggAAGTTTTTGGTCCCTTTAGCAGATTTGCATTGTAATAGGAAAAGCAGTTCCACTGGAGTAGACTCAGTGACCCTTAAAAACTCAGAATAGTGGGGCTAGTGGCAATTTTGTGTTAGAGAAAAGTTAAATGCTGATCAAATTGCTGATAGAATCAGCAGTTTGGAGAAAATAAGCATAATAACTTCTTTCTTAGAAGGTTCATTTTGGAACCTAAGTTGATGCTGTCAAAGGCTGGAGTCTGTCTCTCTCGTTGAAAATTCAGGACCCAGGACTGCAGATGCTGGGGTAAGGGGTATATATGAACATCCATGCTCCCAACTGGAAAGAACCAAGAAGTACATTCAGAAACTGGGCAGAAAATGAAAGATGATTTCACTGGATATTATGTTAACTATGGACTCTTCTAATTCCTAGGGTAAAgcataaaaaagtgaaaatgactTTTTTCTGTAGGTGAAAATGACTTAGGTGTCCCTGAGAGCTGGCATTAGGATTCGAGAAACTGGATAACCCAGGCTAAAACCAAGTGAGCAGCAGCCTGCTGAAGGCTGTCACACCGCTCTCTTATCGTCTGCCAAACTTGCTTTACGGTCTTAAGAAGCCTCACCAATCCCCTGCTGGAGAAAGAATTACGAAGCTGCCTGTGGCAGGGAATGGTTGAGAATCACCCACTTTCCTATTGACCCTCTTTGTAGGGACACATCTCCAATTCTAAAATCCCATAATCCCACTTCATGAACAAAGCCATAAAAGCTGAGCAGGGCTAGAGGTGCCCAACCCCACCAAATGaggagaaatggaagaggagacacTGGAGGGAAATATATCCAAGGCCCTTATGTATCATCATCTCTCAAACTTTCCTGCAGCCCCATTCCCCTTTACTCATACCTCGTAGACATCTCTTCTGTGACTTTgccatttgtgtttattttaaccTAATTCACATAAACCTAGAGGAAAGGAACATACCGTAAGTGATTTACCCCAGCCCTAAACCCTGGCCTTGGGGCCGTGGGGGTATTCTCTCCCTAATTAGGTCATAATTATACACTCAGGAAATCCTTTGAGGCTTATCTTACTTCTGTCAAGAGGGCACATGCCCCTTCTTGAGAAGGGACTGACAGCTCTACCGTAGCGAAGTCTGTCCATGCAGACACCTGTGGAACTTGGTGCAGGAATGATCCTGGCAGGGGAGGCCACAGTGGACAGCAATCTGGACCTCCTTTTTTTACCACCATGTTCTCTTTCACAGAAGAGCAAGAAAGTATGATCTCTTTGAAAACAATCCTCTAGAAGTGATTAGCATCACTTCTTACCTAATCTTCCTTTTCTTGGAACATTTTACTATTCTTCTCAGGGCTTCTAAGGAATATAGAATAGAAACATTTAGCGAAAGTCAACAGTTAACGAGGTGCACATTTAATGCATAGGGATCTACGTAAGGGCCCAGTCCTGGGTATCTTACCAGTAGTTTAAAAGCAGCCTTTTGACTTTTCCTAAAATCCTACCAGAGCTGCCAACTTCAGGGAAGAGATGCATTAACTTGTCCTCTCCTTTGTAAATGATAcagacttttgtttttcctccatcCGTCATTTTAGGAGGCAGCAGTTGGAACCTGGCACAAATACTAAGAGATAAAAACAGTGTCGGGTAGACAAGAGAATAGAATTGCTGATCCCTGCTATACAAGCTCCAACGCTTACTGTCTCCAATTTGTAAATAAACTttggtttcttcatccataaaatgagcaGAATATCCATTTTGAGATTATTGAGAGGATTGGAGGTAAGGTATGTAAGCCTATAGAGATAAAGTATAGTAGATACCCTACGTAAAACCTTCCAAATGCTTCTGTTTCacttagaaaaaaatctgaactcCTCATCATGGTCTGTAAAGCTGAATATGCTCTGGCCCCTCTTGGTTCTTGTGTCTCGTCTCCACCTCTCACCACCCTCCAGGCACATAGACCTCCTTTCTGTTCTTAGACACTCCAAGCTTGTTCCCACACGTGCCTGGCCCTAGGCCAGCATCCTCGGACTCCAGCTCTTTCCTCTCGTTCAGGTCTCCCTGAGGCCTTCTCTGCCCTGATCTAAGGGAGCACTCCCCCAGATGCTTTCTCTCATTGCTGCTTTTCTACTTCGTATCACTTGACACTATCTGAAactatctcattcattcatttgtgtattTACTAGGGCAGGAAATGTCTGTCTTGTTTCTCACTAACTCTAGCTCTTCAAACAATGCCACTCCCTTCCCAGAATCTTCCCAAAGCCCAGATCTTTCCTTTCCCTAGTGTTTTACCATTCCCCAGCCAGCAGgttgtgttgggggaggggaacagCCTAATCTAGAATTAAAAATCCTGATCAGGCCTCCTCACATGTGTAACTTGGCTTCACTCTACCCCAGAGACAATGACCCTCATTTTCTTTAGTGACACAAAGCTGTTCCTACCCAATAGAGGGTCTGACAGAGCTCAGCGTCCATTTTCAGCCATTACCTATGAGTACTGGTATCAGACACCCTCATCCTGTGTAAGACAAATCAGGCTGGAGTTGGGAGTATGGCCTATTGCTCTTGGAATAGTCAAATGTGCTTGAAGTCGAGCAGCATAAATAAAGAGGCACAGCCAAGAGgaacatgtatatttaaaattcctccccttcattttcctcttcaaaCGAATCAGTCCCCACTTCTTCATAATCCTTCTCCAGGGCAGCCAGGTCTTCCCTGGCCTCGGAAAATTCTCCTTCTTCCATTCCCTCTCCAACATACCAATGCACAAAGGCCCGCTTGGCATACATGAGGTCAAACTTGTGGTCAAGGCGGGCCCAGGCCTCCGCAATTGCTGTGGTGTTGCTCAGCATGCAGACAGCCCGCTGGACTTTGGCCAGGTCCCCTCCCGGTACCACAGTAGGTGGCTGGTAGTTGATGCCCacctgaagaacagagagagaagaggagcaaCAAACTAAGACGCAAGGCAGCCAAAGGATAACTCAAGATGGGAAGATCTTGGGAATGTGGTTGGTAGCAAGACACAGTTGTAGATGTGAGAACACGACTGCAGGACTGGATGGGAAAAGAGGGAGTCCAGAGGTTGGGAAAGCTGGCAGCTAGAGAGGTGAGTGTTGAAGAGAAAGTAAAAGTGAGTGGGATTGGTACAGGCAAATtcaagaggaggggctggggaatcTGGAGACTGGGGAAGAAAAGGATAACAGGGCTGGTAATAAGTAGAAATGTCAGTGGGGAGATTCCAGCAGACCAAGGAGGGTAACAAATGAGATTAAGAGGAAGGTGTACAATATATGTTTATCTCTAAAAGGGAAATAGATCCCTTTTAGAGGCAAATTAATTTCTAGACTTGAAGTTATTGTAAAGTTTATTCTTTCCCAAATGGTCATCTGAAGTTCCTCTTTGCTGTGCTGTCAATAAACTTAGGGAAGTTTCTCTGCCAAGGGTGAAAGACTGTTCAAAAGGTCATGGAGATagtccagaaaaataaataaaaagatccaAAAGAGTTCGGGGATGGTATTAGTGTTAACCAGGCTCTGTGTCTCTGGGGAGTGGGGCTTCTTGGAAGAAAGTAAGGACTCTGGTCAAAGAAAGTTAGGGAAAACTCTCACCTGGACGAGCCAACTTCCCAAGTTCTGGTGGCACGACAGGGTCCTCCGAGCTAACCCCAGCGCAGACTGTTAGTGGGGCTGCCATCCTAGAAATCTCCCTTCTCCTCACACACATATCCTAAACCAAAGCCAACCCCAGGAACTGTAGGAAACTGGAAAAAGTCTAAGGTGACAAACTGTGATAATATTTATGGGACACTGAGAACCATGGTGCTGTCTGAAAAATCCCTCTCCTACCCAGCCCACTATGCCTTAATTGTCAGTCTCTTAAATTCACTGCTTTAAAATGCATGTCTCtgagaggtggaggtgggggtggctgCAGGCTATATATACAGCCAGGTGGGTAACCCATTACCTGAATTCACAATGGTCTGTCATTCCTCTTAGACAAAAGAGGCATCTTGGTAGTGGAGGTAATGCTGAGACAGGGGCAAAGGACCAAAAATGAGAATGGGAAGGGCAAGGAATGTAAACTTTGCCCTCATGTATATTGCTAGATCTGGCCCGGACTAGCAAAACTTTGTGCCTAGAGCCAACTCTCCTCTCTCTTGAACAGTTGTATCTCTTGACCTGAGTCAAGTGGGGACAAACACCCTCGGGGAGGATACAAGAGGATGAAGTTCAACAACATCCACCCCCATGGCATGTGCTTTCCTGAAAAGAAGCTAAAGATGCTAGCGCTACGTTATCTTTCTGGACATAACCCCAGAGCTTCAGcttaaaataaaggagagagCATGAAGGGGCATCTCCTTTTTGTTACCTCCCTAACCATCCTCATATctcatattttaacttttttcctattcattttcCTAATAGCTCGATTGGttgtttgtttccatttgaaaaagaaaaaagaaaaaataggcatAGTCTAGGGGGAAAGATTATACATCTAGCTAAGAATAGAGTAATGAGGAAGAATGCTACACTCCCTTACTCAGTAGATCAGCTGGGTCAAAGCCTCATACGCAAACAGGTCAGCCAAGTCGCTGGCATATGGTGCCTTGTTTTTGTAAGTCCCACCAGGGAAAAACAGATATGCTCATCTCTGTATCTCCAGAAACTGGTACAACCATCCCTGGTACTCTGTAAACCTCTGAATTATTAAAGTCATGACTGGGAGGTACTAATTAACACAATCTGGCTGATGAGGCAGTTGAGGTTGGTATACGCGGGACGTTCAATGTCTAGTTATTTTGATGGTGGAATCTAGTTAAAAACCATAGCAACACAGGACAAAGTGGTCAAGCAGTTCACATGCACATAGCCAGCTGCCTCCCCACCCAGTGCAACTCAAAGGGTGGCTTCTAACATTCAACATCCACTAGTCCTAGGAGCCCGGGTCTTCTCTGGCTATTCTATATCTCCCCTCCAACCCTCAGAGTCTGGCATTTTCCTGATCTACAACAGGCTTCCTCAGCTTCTGCTTATTCCTAGTCAATGGAAAATGTCAGGGCTTCATAATATAAGTGATTCACAATcatataaaaccataaaatttcttatccttactctatttttttttttttttgaggaagatgagccctgagctaattgctgccaatcctcctcttttttgctgaggaagactggccctgagctaacatccatgcccatcttcctctactttatatgtgggacacctaccacagcatggcttgccaagtggtgccatgtccgtacctgggatccgaaccagcaaaccccgggccaccaaagtggaacgtgtgcacttaactgctgcgccaccaggtcggccTTATCCTTACTCTAAATTGATTAAGACCTACAGGGtgaatatttaacttttcaaaataaattggGAGAAGAACATATCTTTTGTTAGAGGAGGAAATTATACCTCTCTGACAACGTTAATAATTTGGTTAGCTCCATTCTCTGATCTATTGTCAGATCACAGCCACCTCCACCCATTTATCCTGTTCATCCCACCTGCCCACACAGGTTCTTTCTAGCCTTGTTCACTCCtccttataaaagaaaaaccCTTTTCTGCCTGACCTTTGAGATGCTTGGAGATCTTCAGTAGGAGATCTTTCCCTATTGCAATAGTGACCGTCCGCCTATTGCGACAGTCTTCCTCCCCCTCTTTCAATAATCCTTTCAAATAAAGTCTCTCTACctaaattaaatgaatgaatgcaactGAAGTTATATTTGGCTTAAGCCATTCTTTCCATATCATCCCATAAACCTGAGCTCCCATGGAATTGTATACCAGTCCAAGACCCTGGAGTTTACGCATCTTTCTCCCCCATCCTTGGTAATCTCTCTCAGCTTCCCTAGCTGTCTATCTCCTCCCTAAGTCATCAGCTCTCACCTTGAAACCTGTGGGACACCAGTCTACAAACTGGATGGTCCTCTTGGTCTTGATGGCGGCAATAGCAACATTCACATCCTTGGGCACCACATCCCCGCGGTAGAGCATGCAGCAGGCCATGTACTTGCCATGTCTCGGGTCACACTTCACCATCTGGCTGTTGGGTTCAAAGCAGGAGCTGGTGATCTCAGCCACAGAGAGTTGTTCATGATaggctttctcagcagaaatgatGGGTGCATATGTGACCAGGGGGAAGTGGATGCGGGGGTAGGGCACCAGGTTGGTCTGGAACTCGGTGAGGTCCACATTGAGAGCCCCATCAAAGCGGAGAGAGGCAGTGATGGAGGACACAATCTGGCTGATGAGGCGGTTGAGGTTGGTATACGTGGGACGCTCAATGTCTAGGTTCCTGCGGCAGATGTCATAGATGGCTTCATTATCCACCATGAAAGCACAATCTGAATGTTCCAGTGTGGTGTGGGTGGTGAGGATAGAGTTGTAAGGCTCGACTACTGCAGTAGAGACCTGGGGAGCCGGGTAAATAGCAAACTCTAGCTTGGACTTCTTGCCATAATCCAGAGAGAGGCGTTCCATCAGCAGAGAAGTGAAGCCTGAGCCAGTGCCACCACCAAAACTGTGGAAGATCAGGAAGCCCTGCAGGCCAGAGCAGGCATCTGTCTGGGAGAGTAGGACATGAGAAGAGAAGTTTCTGAGAATACCCTCAGGTGGACAAAGGCAGGCAATGCCACTCCACCCCTCAACATTTTTATGTGGGTGAAATTAAAATAAGCCTTGAAGgagtaaggaaacagaaaaggattTAGATTAATCTTGGGAGGACTAGCTAAGATATTGGGTGACAAATTGCACATGCACATCACTCTAGGTAGATGAAGGTTCCAGCCCAGTGGCTTGGTTGAACCAAGAATGAGAGTTGTAGAACCAAAGTGGTTAATGACTTTGCCTTTTGAGAGCCCCAACTCCTTGCCCAGTTCTCCTGTGCTTGTCATTTGATTTTGTGGGAACTGCTGACCTGCACATAGCCCAACCTTGGAAGGTGGCTCAGGGTACCAAtttcagaaatagaaacagaGTCAGAGAACCCGAGTTTTAATATCATCTTTGCCATTTCCCAGTTGTAAAAACTTGAGCAAGTTATTGAACCTCCccagacttctttttcttcttggttaAAGTGGGGACAATAAAAAATACTCATTTCATAAGGTTATTGTgttaattaaatgagatagcatGATGTGCTGAGCAAGGACTTGACATGGAGTAAGTACTCGCTGTTCGTGCTTATCAGAACTCAGAGAATTCACAGAGTCACAGGATTTTCCCACTGGATGTGATCTATGATCATTAAATCCAGTGGTTCTGAACTTCTGGGGATCACAGATGGCTTTGAGACTGATGAGCCCTCCTCTAAATAGAAAAGGtgaacatatacaaaaatctggTATCCTTAGCTCCCAAGTAAAGAACCCCTGATCAAGTCCAACCTTTTACACTGCACAGATAAGGAAATGGGGCTCAAATAGATAAAGTGGCCCACTCTACAACTCAGAGCTTCCTAGTCCAGCCAACCTGGGTCAAATCCTAACTGTgctactttctagctgtgtgacctgggctgTTATTGAACCACCCTGGCCTCAATTTCTTCTGCAAGTACAGAGGAGAGACCGCCTTTGTATCATTATTAAGGGGATTAAATGAACCAGTGTATTTAAGTGACATTTGTAATGGCATTTGTAAGTGCTGAAATGTATCAacaatctcttcctcttctcttccaagTTAAATGCTTTGTTAACCTATGCTTCCAACAAGCAAAGAGCCAGCCTTCCTTATACCTGGAGTTTCCCCCAGGTACTACCATAGAGTGTCAAGAAGTATTATAGGGCATCAGCCTAGAGTAGTCCATGAtgtccaggcagaggaaggggtACCATCCCCGTGAATGCTCCTTTCAGAACATAAGCAGAAATTCTCAAATCTTAGGAGCTTTATCCTGTAGCCAGCGGTCATGTGCCCCTACTCAGCATGTTCAGAGGGGTTTGAGTCCAAGCCTGTCCACTTTAGCTTGACTCACCAATTCCCTGCCCTTGTTAACACTTACCAGCTTCCGTATGCGGTCCAGCACCAGGTCGATGCTCTCCTTGCCCACTGTGTAGTGGCCCCGGGCATAGTTGTTAGCTGCGTCCTCCTTTCCTGTGATCAGCTGCTCTGGATGAAAGAGTTGGCGGTAGGTTCCTGCCCGAACCTCATCTACCAAGAGACGGGGACCATCAGGTCTTACTACCTGGTTTCCAGAGGAGATGCCTCTCTCCCCATTAGAATACCACATGACTCCCTCCTGGGTCTCCATTTCCCCTACCTGTAAGACTCCACTGAGGTGAAACCAGACAGCCCTATGATAAAATCTGCCAAACGCTGAGAGAATTCTGGGTAACAAAGGCTCTAACAGAGCCTGAAGCCTGTGACTCAAGCAGGCAATGAGAAGCCAGCTCTTCTGCTGGTTTGGAACTTTAAAAAGTCTTAGGCTTACATGGCTCACCAAACACCGAAGTTGAACGCCTCTCCTTTCTACCTTGACCCCTCCAggcttcccttttattttttctgtcttgctGCAAGTTTACCCAAAAATGTAACCCAATTTCACTTGAATTAAAATGTTCTAGGGACATGGAGAAAGATTCAGGGTGATCTGCCCAGTTCCTAGGCTCTCCCAGGAATTGTCCCATCCTTAACCTCCACCCCAGGGTGGCAATAATGTATGTCAGGCAGTAGAGATATTTTAGGGTGACTTTGAAGCAAAGCTGTACTGCAGGTTCCAGAAGAGCAGGAGCCCTGGAGAGGCTGTCAAGGGGGCTCTGCGCACCTCTCAGGGTCCACACAAAGTGGAAATGTGCCCGACTAAGATGCATCAGGCCCCAACTACATCCCCTCTTCTCTTCATGGACCCTctaaccccccacccccagggaaaTCACCCATTTGCACAGTGGCCTGGGAAGGTAATCTGCACTTTTCTTTTCCCTAAGGAAgacttgtcctgagctaacatctgttgccaatcttcctctttttttgcttgaggaagattagctctaagctaacatctgtgccactcttcctctattttacatgtgggatgcctccacagcatggctgacgagtggcataggtccgtgcctgggatccgaacctacaaacccagccactgaagcagagcatgccgaacctaaccactaggccacgaaaCCAGCCCAGGTAATCTGCACTTCTTCTATTTGTGCAGAGTATCCAAGGGGTAGGTACCTGTAGTCTGTTGACCCTGGAAATTAGAATTCAGACATTTGCCCAAATTCTCTGGGGAACCTGTCCATCCCTTGCTTGGTGAGCCAGCCTTGAAGCTGAGGATATCCTGATGCTGAGCTGAGGACTGCCCCAGAGGAAGTGGGACTGGGAGGAGGGAGTTCACAGGGGACAGGGGTAGAGGGGAAGCAGCAAGAATCCTGCCCCAACACAAGTCAAAATTCCTGTTTTCCAAGATCCAAATGAGCTTTATTCTAGAACTACAGCGACCTCTGGATATGAGGAGAATGTGCCTGCTGTTACTCCATTTTGTATGCAAGATAGAGACCTGTGAGAACAGACTGCAATTACTATAGAATCAGAACCCTATACTTTGGGAAATTGACTATTTGCAGGTTtcttataatttctaaaattatttagattttttaccGTTAGTGTTTAGTAAAGAATCTTGGCAGTTTCAGTCTGTCTCAGCAGGTTTAAGGGATTTAAGTAGTGCGCACTTTGTTCTGCATAGCTTAGAGCTATAGTGGGAGCAGAGATCCCTGATCCCTACTGGAAGGTTCCCCAAGACTGTGGAGAATTCAAGGAGCTAAGAGGGGTGAGATGGAGGAACTCTAGTTGAGTCCTTCCAATTAGAGATTCTGCAGTCATGAGCCAAGGCCTCTGCAGCTTCATTGTCGTTTTCTGGAGAGGACCCTAGCCCACACTCACCTACTACAGTAGGCTCCAGATCTACCATGACAGCCCGGGGCACGTGCTTCCCATTGCCAGTCTCACTGAAAAAGGTGGTGAATGAGTCGTCGTCGTTGATCTTGCTGGTCTGGGCAGCAAAGGTG
Protein-coding regions in this window:
- the TUBA8 gene encoding tubulin alpha-8 chain isoform X3, whose protein sequence is MVDLEPTVVDEVRAGTYRQLFHPEQLITGKEDAANNYARGHYTVGKESIDLVLDRIRKLTDACSGLQGFLIFHSFGGGTGSGFTSLLMERLSLDYGKKSKLEFAIYPAPQVSTAVVEPYNSILTTHTTLEHSDCAFMVDNEAIYDICRRNLDIERPTYTNLNRLISQIVSSITASLRFDGALNVDLTEFQTNLVPYPRIHFPLVTYAPIISAEKAYHEQLSVAEITSSCFEPNSQMVKCDPRHGKYMACCMLYRGDVVPKDVNVAIAAIKTKRTIQFVDWCPTGFKVGINYQPPTVVPGGDLAKVQRAVCMLSNTTAIAEAWARLDHKFDLMYAKRAFVHWYVGEGMEEGEFSEAREDLAALEKDYEEVGTDSFEEENEGEEF
- the TUBA8 gene encoding tubulin alpha-8 chain isoform X2 — protein: MRECISVHVGQAGVQIGNACWELFCLEHGIQADGTFAAQTSKINDDDSFTTFFSETGNGKHVPRAVMVDLEPTVVDEVRAGTYRQLFHPEQLITGKEDAANNYARGHYTVGKESIDLVLDRIRKLTDACSGLQGFLIFHSFGGGTGSGFTSLLMERLSLDYGKKSKLEFAIYPAPQVSTAVVEPYNSILTTHTTLEHSDCAFMVDNEAIYDICRRNLDIERPTYTNLNRLISQIVSSITASLRFDGALNVDLTEFQTNLVPYPRIHFPLVTYAPIISAEKAYHEQLSVAEITSSCFEPNSQMVKCDPRHGKYMACCMLYRGDVVPKDVNVAIAAIKTKRTIQFVDWCPTGFKVGINYQPPTVVPGGDLAKVQRAVCMLSNTTAIAEAWARLDHKFDLMYAKRAFVHWYVGEGMEEGEFSEAREDLAALEKDYEEVGTDSFEEENEGEEF
- the TUBA8 gene encoding tubulin alpha-8 chain isoform X1, encoding MPLSSRGALMSRPTAPQPWLGQRYWANEKELRECISVHVGQAGVQIGNACWELFCLEHGIQADGTFAAQTSKINDDDSFTTFFSETGNGKHVPRAVMVDLEPTVVDEVRAGTYRQLFHPEQLITGKEDAANNYARGHYTVGKESIDLVLDRIRKLTDACSGLQGFLIFHSFGGGTGSGFTSLLMERLSLDYGKKSKLEFAIYPAPQVSTAVVEPYNSILTTHTTLEHSDCAFMVDNEAIYDICRRNLDIERPTYTNLNRLISQIVSSITASLRFDGALNVDLTEFQTNLVPYPRIHFPLVTYAPIISAEKAYHEQLSVAEITSSCFEPNSQMVKCDPRHGKYMACCMLYRGDVVPKDVNVAIAAIKTKRTIQFVDWCPTGFKVGINYQPPTVVPGGDLAKVQRAVCMLSNTTAIAEAWARLDHKFDLMYAKRAFVHWYVGEGMEEGEFSEAREDLAALEKDYEEVGTDSFEEENEGEEF